The segment CATACCCTACCGCTTCCGCGACCACGCCTGGATGGCCGCCACGGCCGAGAAGGAGGGCAGACGCTTTGCCATCGTGGCCATGATCGAGCACGGACTGCACGGCAGCTCCGGGGCTGGCCCCGTGGTCAAGGCCCTTATCGACTACATCTTCTACGGCAAGATCACCCCAAAGCCCGAGGCCCAGAAGGCCAGATCCCGGGCAGCGCGGCTGCTCTCACACAACGCAACAGGGGGCGGCCGTGCCAATTGACCGCAGGCTGATCCTCTCCATCAACTGGCCGCTTTTGGGGCTGGCCGTGGTCCTTTTCCTGCTTGGCACCGTCAACCTCTATTCGGCCAGCGGCTACCGGCTCGAAGAAGGCATGAGCTTGGCCCCGTACTTTCTGCGCCAACTGGTGTGGGGAGCCATGGGCCTTGGCGGCATGATCCTGGTCATGCTCTTCGATTACCGTCACCTCAAGACCATCGCCTGGCCGCTTTTCTGGCTGACACTGATCCTGCTGGCGGCCGTCTTCTTCGCGGGCAAGACCATCTATGGAGCCCGCCGCTGGCTCGACCTCGGCTTCATGAACTTCCAACCCAGCGAGCTGGCCAAGATCGCGGTGCTCATCATCGGCGCCCGCATCCTGGCGCGCGAGCGGGAGCCTCTTGGTTTTGTCCGGCTGGCCTACGTTCTGGGCGTGGGCCTGCTGCTGGCCGGGCCGATCATCCGCCAGCCCGATCTGGGCACGGGACTTTCGTTGGTGCTCATCCTGGGCGGCATGATCCTCTATCACGGGGTCACACCGGGCGTGTTCAAGACCGCGCTCATCGCCATTCCCTCAATGCTGCCCCTGGCGTGGCTTTTCCTGCACGACTACCAGAAGCGGCGCATCATGACCTTTCTTGATCCCACCACCGACCCGCTGGGCTCTGGCTACCACATCATCCAATCCCAGATCGCCATCGGCTCGGGCGGATTCTGGGGCAAGGGTTTCCTGCAGGGCACCCAGTCGCAGCTGCGATTCCTGCCAGAGCGGCACACTGACTTCGCGGTGGCGGTCTTCTGCGAGGAATGGGGTTTTGTGGGGACCATGGTTCTGCTCACCCTCTTCTGCCTGTTTCTCCATCAGATGGTGAACATCGCCAAAGACGCCAGGGACCTCTTCGGCAGCTACCTGACGGCAGGCGTGTTCTTCTATTTCTTCTGGCAAATCCTCATAAACACGGGTATGGTTCTCGGGCTGATGCCAGTGGTGGGCATCCCCCTTCCCTTCATCAGCTACGGGGGCAGCTCAACGCTGGTGAACTTTTGTCTTGTCGGGCTTGTGCTAAATGTGTCAATGCGCCGGTTTCTGTTCAAGCAGAGCTGATGCGGGCCGCCATGGCGCAAGCCTCGGAGTATAACTTTTCTTTTTCGAGGAGCGCGTTTTCATGGCGAGAGACGAAATCAACGCCTTTCTGGGCGCAGGAACCAACTACCAGGGAAAGCTCAACTTCCAGGGAGCCGTACGCATAGACGGCAACTTCAAGGGAGAGGTCGTCTCCGACGGAACCCTGGTGGTGGGACAGGAGGCTGTGGTGGAAGGGCAGATCCGCGTGGGACAGCTGGTCCTCTCGGGCAAGCTCCTGGGCGAGGTCGATGCGGCCAACAAGGTCGTCCTGCACAAGACGGCCAACCTGCTTGGGAACATCCGCACACCAGTGCTGGTGGTTGAGGAGGGCGCGGTGCTTGAAGGCCAGCTTGTCATGGGCAGCCTCGACACCGCGACGCCAAACCTCCCGTCCGACACGCCTGCTATTGATAACGACTAGGGCGGCGCAGGCTCAGACGGACTCCCGACCACCGCTCCAAAAGCCAAAAAGCCTTTGACACAGGCGCTGAAATTGGGTAATCCGCAGTGACTTTGCGCTAAAATTCACAACCTCTCGGGGGGCATACGGCATGGTTATACCTGACAAAACAATCTTCATCCAAGGCGTGAACTTTCTTGTCACGATCTTTGTCCTGAATGTTCTGCTGATCAAGCCCATTAGGGAAATCATCAGCAAACGCAAGGGCTTGATGGACGACCAGATGGAGAAGATCGACGCCTTCAACAGCAATGCAGGCAAGAAGCTGGAGGACTACGAGAGCCAGCTTGCGGCCGCTCGCAAGGAGGCCAACGAGATCCGCTCGTCCATGAAACTGGACGCGACCGCCACGGAGCAGGCGCTCATGTCCGAGGCCGGAGCCGAGGCCGCCGGAACCATCCAGGCCGCCCGCGCAGAGATCAAGACCCAGGTGAAGGGCGCCATGGAACAGTTGACCAAGGACGTGAACAAATTCGCCGAACAAGCCACGGGCAAGATCCTTGGTCAGGCTTAGTCAAGGCAAGGAGGGTTTCATCTTGAAACGGGTGTATGTGTTTTTCGCGGTTCTCTTGACCGCACTGGCAGTGGCCTCGGTCGCCCTTGCCGCCGGGGACGACCACGCGCTGTTCACAACGGAAAACGTGAAGGACTATGCGTGGCGCATAGGCAACCTGATCATCTTTGCGTGGCTGCTCTACAAGTTCGCCGGAGCCAAGATCAAGGGCTTCTTCGTCGGACGCCGCGACCAGATCAAGCAGGAGCTTGACGATCTGCAGAGCCGTCAGGCCGAGGCGGAGAAAAAGCTCAAAGAAGTGGAGGCGGGAATCGCCAACATGGCTCAGGAGAAGGAAGCCATCCTTACCGAGGCCCGTGCACAGGGCGAGGCCATCAAGGCCGCCATCATTGAGAAGGCCCACAAGGACGCGGAAGCGCTGAAGGAACAAGCCAAGCGCACCGCGGCCAACGAGGCCCAGGCCGCCGTGGACACCATCCGCGCCGAAATGGCCGAAATGGTCATGGCCGCCGCCGAGAAGATCGTCTCCGAGAAACTCAGCGCGAAAGACCACGAGAAACTCGTGGATGACTACTTAACAAAGGTGGTGCTCAATTGACCGGTAACGTAGTATCCCGCCGCTACGCCAAGGCCCTGTTCACGATCGGCGCCGCCAAGGGCGAGGCGGAACAGAAGGCATACGGCAAGCAGTTGTCGGAGCTGGCAGACTCCATACTGGCCGCTCCCCAGGCCCTCTCCTTCTTCAAGAATCCCTCCTTCAGCGCGGAGGAGAAGAAGAGCGTTCTCAACAAGATGGTTGAAAAGGCATCAATGGATCCGATGGTCCGAAACTTCTGCGACCTGCTGGCCGACAAGGGCCGGGCCGAGATGCTTCCCGCCATCGCTTCCGATTACAAGGTGATGATGGACGCCGTGACCGGCGTTCTCACAGGTGAGCTCATCACCGTGAGCGATATGGACGAGGAGAGGAAGGCGCAGATCAAGGCCCGCCTTGAAGAGCAATGCGGCAAGAAGCTCGAACTGACCTTCCTGGCCGACAAGGCCATCCTCGGCGGTATCGTCCTCAAGATCGGGGACAAGGTCATGGACGCAAGCCTCAAGGCTCAGCTGCAGATTTTGAAGGAAAATATTAAAAGGGGTGTGTAGGGCAATGCAGATCAAAGCAGAAGAAATCAGCAAAATCATTCAGGACCAGATTCAGAACTATGAGTCTCGTGTTGAAATGAGCGAGACCGGCACCGTCCTCTATGTCGGCGACGGTATCGCTCGCGTGCACGGCGTCGAGAACGTCATGGCCATGGAGCTGCTGGAATTCCCGGGCGGCCTGATGGGCATGGTGCTCAACCTTGAAGAAGACAACGTCGGTGTCGCCCTGCTGGGCGATGACACGGGCGTCAAGGAAGGCGATCCGGTCAAGCGCACCGGCACCATCTACTCCGTGCCCGTCGGCGACGCCGTCATGGGCCGCGTG is part of the Pseudodesulfovibrio alkaliphilus genome and harbors:
- a CDS encoding bactofilin family protein, giving the protein MARDEINAFLGAGTNYQGKLNFQGAVRIDGNFKGEVVSDGTLVVGQEAVVEGQIRVGQLVLSGKLLGEVDAANKVVLHKTANLLGNIRTPVLVVEEGAVLEGQLVMGSLDTATPNLPSDTPAIDND
- the atpH gene encoding ATP synthase F1 subunit delta, which produces MTGNVVSRRYAKALFTIGAAKGEAEQKAYGKQLSELADSILAAPQALSFFKNPSFSAEEKKSVLNKMVEKASMDPMVRNFCDLLADKGRAEMLPAIASDYKVMMDAVTGVLTGELITVSDMDEERKAQIKARLEEQCGKKLELTFLADKAILGGIVLKIGDKVMDASLKAQLQILKENIKRGV
- the atpF gene encoding F0F1 ATP synthase subunit B, yielding MKRVYVFFAVLLTALAVASVALAAGDDHALFTTENVKDYAWRIGNLIIFAWLLYKFAGAKIKGFFVGRRDQIKQELDDLQSRQAEAEKKLKEVEAGIANMAQEKEAILTEARAQGEAIKAAIIEKAHKDAEALKEQAKRTAANEAQAAVDTIRAEMAEMVMAAAEKIVSEKLSAKDHEKLVDDYLTKVVLN
- the rodA gene encoding rod shape-determining protein RodA produces the protein MPIDRRLILSINWPLLGLAVVLFLLGTVNLYSASGYRLEEGMSLAPYFLRQLVWGAMGLGGMILVMLFDYRHLKTIAWPLFWLTLILLAAVFFAGKTIYGARRWLDLGFMNFQPSELAKIAVLIIGARILAREREPLGFVRLAYVLGVGLLLAGPIIRQPDLGTGLSLVLILGGMILYHGVTPGVFKTALIAIPSMLPLAWLFLHDYQKRRIMTFLDPTTDPLGSGYHIIQSQIAIGSGGFWGKGFLQGTQSQLRFLPERHTDFAVAVFCEEWGFVGTMVLLTLFCLFLHQMVNIAKDARDLFGSYLTAGVFFYFFWQILINTGMVLGLMPVVGIPLPFISYGGSSTLVNFCLVGLVLNVSMRRFLFKQS
- a CDS encoding ATP synthase F0 subunit B, whose protein sequence is MVIPDKTIFIQGVNFLVTIFVLNVLLIKPIREIISKRKGLMDDQMEKIDAFNSNAGKKLEDYESQLAAARKEANEIRSSMKLDATATEQALMSEAGAEAAGTIQAARAEIKTQVKGAMEQLTKDVNKFAEQATGKILGQA